The following is a genomic window from Planctomycetia bacterium.
TTAACTCGACGATCAGCGGCTGAGCCGATGGAGACTCCCAGAAGCCGGGCTCGCCCATGCGGGCCTCGACCTCGGCCATCCGCACTTTCTTTTTAGGGATGTCAAAGACTGTCTCGGATCGAGTTGATGCGATTGGTCAGTTCTTCGGTTGTCGAGGTTCCATCGGGTAGTGGCATGATTCCATCCTTCGCTCGCTGAAGTATCGTCGCGTGTGAGATGCGGCCTTATACTCCATTTGAATATAGTCGCTGACGGGATCATCGACAAACGGCGTGGATGCCGGACGCCCCAAGATGGGCCGATGTGCCCGAATACCTTGATGGAGATTGCCCCTGGTGAACGAAGAAAAAGTGAACAACGCCGCCGAGAGCTCATCTGATGTTCTGAAAAAATCGCGAGGTGTTCTGACGCGGCTGGCCGTTCTCGCCGTGATCGTGGCAATTGGTGCGGGGTTCGTTGTCGAGCAGCGAACGAGGCCGCGATTGCTTTCCGGTCCGATGGTGCAGATACCTGAGCCGGGGGCGCTGACGATTGTGTGGCAAATGGATGCGCCGCTGGGCGGTGGCGCGGTCTGGCTGGAGACCTCCAAGGACAGCAATCAGGTAGCGAGGGCGACGATCAATGGCAAGATCTCAGAGAGTGGGAATGCGGGGCGCTACGAGGCGACCTTTTCCGGATTGCCTGCGGGGGCGGAGTTTGACTATCGGGTTGTGAACGAACGTGGATTGTTCGGGAGCACGGTTCTGGCTGGGCCGTACAAAACAAAGACGCAGCCACCGCGCGGCACGCCGTTTCGATTCGTCGCGTTTGGCGACAGCGGCAACGGCAGCAACACGCAGGCGGACTTCGCCCGCAAGATTGCCGCGTCGAATCCCGACCTCATTATTCACGTGGGCGATCTTGTCTATCCGGCCGGAGACGGCAAGACCTATCGCACGCACTTTTACGAGCCGAACGCGGAGATGATCCGCCATGCGCCCTTCATGCCCAGCGAGGGCAATCACGACGTGGCAACCGACGAGGGGCGCCCGCTCTTGGAGCATTTCGTCTGTCCGCGGAACGGGCCGGAAGGCATCGAGCCGGAACGGTGCTATTGGTTCGACTATGGCGACGCCAGGTTTGTCGCGCTGGATACGAACGTGACCGAGTTCGGCGGTGCGCTGACGCCGGACCAGCTCAAGACGGTGGTCGCCCCGTGGGTGCGGCGGGTGTTTCAGGATTGTGATGCACGATGGAAGTTCGTCTTCTATCATCATCCGTTCTACACCGGGAGCGAACACTCGGCCGAGGGGTCGGCATTCGTGAAGGAGGCATTTCTCGACGCGTTCGAGGAGTCGGGCGTGGACATGGTGTTCTGCGGGCACAACCACTTGTACGAACGAACAGCACCTCTGATGAAAGATCAGATTGTCGAGGACGGCCAGGGGATCGTGTACATCGTGACCGGTGCGGGCGGCGTGAGCCGGTATGCCGAAACTCTGCCCAACCCGCCATACATCAAGTATTACAACGTAGACGTGTTCAGCTATACGCGTGTGGATCTCACCGCGGATCGGCTGGAGTTAAAGCAGATCGACGAACACGGCAATACGATCGACACCTACACCCTCGAGAAGCCGGCGCCAACGCGGACTGCTGCGACGAGCCGATAAGACGCGGCGGAGATGCTTGATTGTTACCGGATGCGCGCGGACACCCGGCGACGATGGCAGTCATGTCATCATTCGGCCGTTCGTGAGGCATCATCTGGAATCAGTTTCGTTATCGCCCCGCTTCGCTTGGCGCGCGGCGGCCGATAACGGACGATTTTCATTCAGTCGTTTGAATCTTTCGAGCCGCACTCCATAGAATCGCTGACGCGGTGGGCGATCCAGTTTGCCGCGAGGGGGACGTTGATGCTTCGCGGTTGGGCATTGCCGCGCGGTGCGACGCATTTACGGGGGGAACGAAATATGAATCGCAGGAATATCCATCTACTTGCCATGACCGGTCTCGTTGCGGCATCCTCGCTTGTCGGAGCGTCGGGCTGTCACCAGCCGGAGAAATGGTCGTACACCGGGCCGCGCGTTTACCTGATCGAGGGGACGCCGGACGAGGACTCCGACGGGCTCTATCGCGTCCGCGACGAGCTGCGCAAGCAGGAGATCAACGCCGAGGTCTATAGCCCGGACAACTGGCTGAAGATCGTCGTCGATATCGACAACGACTACGACGAGGAGGTCATTCTTGTCGGCCACGGTCACGGCGCGTTTCTGGCGACCCAGGTCGTCCGGCACTACGCTCAGCATCACAAGATGAAGCACATCGACGCGGTCTTCACGCTTGATGCCTATAACAAGGACTGGCCGCATAACGCCCAGGAGAAGGGCGACGAGGACCCGCACGTGCCGCCGATGAACACACCGGTCGGCCACAACGCCCTAAAGGTGCGCAACTACGTGCAGCGCGAGCCGGACAGCAGGCGCTGGGGCAGCGACATGGTCAGCACGCGGGCGTCGAATCTGGCGCCGGCTCATCCTTACTACTGGTATGACGACTACTGGGATCGCCGGCCGGTGACGGGCCAGCAGTTGTCGGTCGATGTGACAAGCCTCGGCGTACGTCACGAGACGATTGACAACGCGGATAAGATGGTGCAGCGTATCGTGCGGTTGTGCCGGAAGGCGGCGTTGTCGCCTTATCACTACACGCCGCCTGAGCACCACGTGGATGTCCCGCAAAAGCCGAGCAAAATCGGATCGCAGTCCGGACGCATGGTCGAAAGCCGCTAAGCGCGGCGCGGACACGGCTGCGGCGGGGTCGCAGCCTTCGATCGGATGGACAATTCTCTTCGCGGCACTGGCGCTGGTCGTCAGTGCCGTTTTTTTTGCGCAGCTCGTGAATCCGGCGGGCTTCCTGGCGGCGATCACGCAGGCGGACATGGCAAGACTGGAGCGGAACCAGGACGCAGGCGTCGCGCCGAACTGGGATACGCTGTTTGCGAGCCTGCGCGAGGAGCTGCGGCGTCAGCCGACGTCTCGGCGGCATGAGGCGGTGGCGAGGCTGATCGCAAAGCTGATCGACGTGGAGCGCGGAAAGGCGGATGCCGCAACAGCGTCGACGGAGGCCGATGCGCTTCTTGCTGAGGATGCCGACAATCTGCTTTCGCGGGTGGCATGCGCGGCCATCGGCGACGAGGCGGCTGCGGCCACAACGCGTGACGCGGTCGCGATAAAGGCGGATGCGCTGATCGCACGGTTTCAAACAATGGAGAAGGTCTTCGTTGGTGAGCGGCCCGCCAGGGAATCACGGCTCTACAACAAGGAATACGACGAGGCGTGGTTCGCCATCCTTCGCAAGGGTGTTTCAAGGCTGGATGTCGCGTCGAACCTCGCGAAGTACATCCGTCACTACGAGATTCGTGAGCACTACGCGGCGCTGCCGATGATCCAGCGGCGGCTAGGTACGCTGGCGGATGAACTCGACGCGGCGGGGCATAGCGATGAGGCCCGCAGGGTGCGGCGGTGGCTGGTGCAGCTCTTCGTGGGGCTGATGCGCTCAGAGCCGGACGCGGGGACGCGGCTCTTGTGTGCGGACATGCTTGGGCGCACGCTGGCAGGAAGCGAGCCGCAGCTTGCGGAGCGAATGGCGGCGCTGCGGCGCGAGTATCACGCGGCGGCGGATGCTGCGCCGGTTAATCTGACCGACCCGGCGAGGTCGCCGAGTTCCGTGCCATCACAATATCGCGACGTTGCTAAATTTGCCGCAATGGCGATGTTTTTCGCGGTAGCAGGCTTGGGGGCGTCGGTAATACTCCTGTTTGCGGCCTCGACGGCCCTCGTCGCGCGCATTTGGAAAACCGTTAGTCGTGGTCGAACGGGGGACGGCCCGTCGCGCTCGCAGTTGACGATGCGGAATTGGACTGTGCGATGGGCGCTGACAATAGCGTTATTCGCCGCCTTGACATGTGTATTGATCGTACTGTCACCGATGAGAGACGCGGCGATGTATTCCGAAGGCTGGGGTTATCACGCGCTCGCGTGTGCGCTGGCGACCGGGTCGATGATCGTCATCCTGCGAGCGGCATTTACCACGGTCCGTCCGGAGCGCGCACGCGAAGATCGAGCGCGATCAATCGCGGCGTGCTGTCTTGCAGTAATTCCCATCGCCCTCATTGTCTTGCCGCCGAAGTGGCTCGCCTGGTCGATACGCTGGGTAGATCTGTGGGTGCCGTCGATTATCCTCCTTTCCCTGTTCCTGTTTGTTGTGGTTTCCGCCGCGTATCGAGTCGTACACGTGCCGGCTCGATGGATGGCCGCGAGCGCTGTCGCAACGTGGATGATCGCTATGGTGTTTGCATATCCAACGTTATTGGCCCATGAGTACGCTGATTGGATGATTCAACACGCACAGCGCAATCTTCTCGAAGACGAGTTTGGCTTCCGCATGGGTGACTACTGGGAATCCCGATTTCTCACCGACATCGCCAAGGCCTATGATATCCCCTCGTGATGAAGGCTCAGATTCTTGCCATCGGGACCGAGCTTGCCATTGGGCAGGCGGTTGACACCAATTCGGCGTGGCTGGCTCAGCAGCTTGCCGCCATGGGGATACACACTTCGCGCCATGTCACCGTCACCGACAATCTGGCCGACATCACTGATGCCATTCGCGACGCCGCTGCGAATGCCGAACTCGTGCTTATCTCCGGCGGGCTGGGGCCGACGGCGGACGACCTGACGCGCGACGCGCTGGCCGCCGCCCTGGGCGTCGAACTCGTTCTCCATCCCGAGTGCCTCGAGCAGATTGCTGCGTACTTCGCGTCGCGCAGGCGCGAGATGCACGAGCGGAATCGCGTGCAGGCGATGATCCCTGCCGGGGCGACGCCGATTGAGAATCCGCGCGGCACCGCCCCGGGCATCCGGGCGAAGCTCGGGCGCGCGACTGTCTTCGTTATGCCGGGGGTGCCGAGCGAAATGAAGGCGATGTATGCGCGCGATGTACTACCGGCGATACGCACGATGGGCGGCGCGGGCGAGGTGATCGTGCAGCGCATCCTGCGGACCTTCGGCATGGCGGAGTCAGAACTCGGCGAGCGAATCTCCGACCTGATGGCGCGCGGGCGGAACCCGGCCGTGGGGACAAGCGCGGCGGACCTCATCATCTCCATCCGGATCAACGCGCACGGCAAGTCCACTGGCGAGGCGGCGGCCATGGCCGAGCGAGATGTCGCGGCGGTTCGCGAGCGGATCGGGACGTACGTCTTCGGCGAGGGCGATGATGAATTGCAGACAGCCGTCGGCCGCCTGCTCATCGATCAGGGCAAGACGATTTCCACGGCCGAGTCCTGCACCGGCGGGCTGGTCGCCAAGCGGCTGACGGATGTCTCGGGCTCGAGCGCGTATTTCATTCAGTCGTTCGTGACGTATTCCAACGAGGCGAAGTCGCGGCTGCTGGAAATTCCGCCGGAGCTTATCGCGTCAAACGGAGCGGTCAGCGAACCGGTCGCGAAGGCAATGGCGGAAAACTGCCGGCGACTGTCGGCTACGGACTACGCGCTGGCCGTCACCGGGATCGCCGGGCCAACGGGCGGCACGCCGGACAAGCCCGTTGGATTGGTCTTCGTGGCGCTGGCGACGGCGGAGCGAACGATTGTGCGTGAACTGCGGCTGGGCGAGACGATCACGCGCGAGGAGGTCCGCGACCGGTCGGCAAAAGCAGTGGTAAACCTGTTGCGGCTGGAATTGATGCATCAGTTAAGATAGTCGAATATCCTGCGTGACCTTGCAGGCAATGTTTCACGAACGAGGGACACCGTGACCATCCGCCCCATCATCGGTCTTGAGATTCATGTTCAACTCGCCACGCGCACGAAGATGTTCTGCCCGTGCGCGTTGGAGTTTGCCGCGGAGCCGAACAGCCGCGTTTGTCCGGTGTGTCTGGGGATGCCGGGGTCGCTGCCGGTGATGAACCGGACGGCGTACGAGCTGTCCGTGCGGGCGGCGACGGCGCTGAATTGCAAGATCGCCACCTTCACCAAGTGGGACCGCAAGAGCTACTACTACCCCGACATGCCGAAGAATTACCAGATCAGCCAGTACGACCTGCCGCTCTCGTCGGAGGGATGGTTTGAGGTCCCGGCGGCGGACGGCAACTCGCGGCGCGTGGGGATTATCCGCGCACATCTGGAAGAAGACGCGGGCAAGAATCTGCACGAGGGCCTGGCCTACACCCGCGTCGATCTGAACCGCGCCGGCACGCCGCTGCTGGAGATCGTCACGAAGCCGGACCTGGCGGATGCCGAGGAGGCCTACAACTTCTGCGTTGAGCTTCAGCGATTGGTGCAGTACCTGGGCATCAGCGAGGCGAACATGCAGAAAGGGCAGATGCGCTTCGAGCCGAATGTGAACGTGGCCATCACCGAGGGCGGCGTCGAATACCGCACGCCGATCAGCGAGATCAAGAACCTCAACAGCTTTCGCAGCGTGCGCGACGCCATCAAGTACGAAGTCGATCGCCAGGTGCGGGCATGGCAGGATGACCACGACTACACGCTGGCGAAGGTCGGCAAGCTGAACTTCGGCTGGGACGACGTGAAGCTGGTGACGGAGTTCCAGCGCGGCAAGGAGGAGTCGCACGACTATCGATACTTCCCCGACCCGGACCTGGTGCCGGTGACGGTGGAGGATGCGTGGATCAACGAAGTGCGCGAGAAGCTCGGCGAGCTTCCGCTTGCGAGGCAGCAGCGGTTCATGCGCGACTTCGGCATGACTGTGAAGGATTGCGAGGTGGTGCTGGCCGATCGCGCGACGGCCGACCTGTACGACGGGGCCATCGCCGCCGGGGCGGATGCGAAGATGCTCACCAAGCAGTTTCTCGGCGTGTGGAACAATTTGGCCAGCGCGCGCGGCCTGTCGATCAGCGGGCTCGGCGTCACCACGGGGATGATCGCCGATCTGGCGAAGGCGGTCGGCGGCGGGTCAGTCAGTGCCACGGCGGCAACACAGATTGCGGAAGAACTGGCAGGTGGGGCGAAGTCCGGCGAAAGCGTGATGGACATCGCCAAACGGCTCGGCCTCGTCCAGGAGCGCGACGAGGGTGCGACGCAGAAATGGGTCGACGAGGCCTTCGCCGCCAATGCCCAGGCGGTGGCCGATGCCCTCGGCGACAACGAACGCAAGTCCAAGGCCGCCCCCGGTTTCCTCCGCGGACAGGTCATGAAGATCTCACAGGGCAAGGCAGACCCGAAGATGGTGGGCGAGTTGATCGAGAAGAAGATCGCGGAATTGAAGAGTGCGAATTAGAGCAAACGGCTCGAGGGGCAGGAAGAAGAGACCATCATGACCGACCGACCGTCTGATATGAAGTTTCCCGCGACGAGGACCGGGCCGTCGATTCCCGCTGTAGCGCCACGATGAAATCCCACTGTAGCGCCGCCCCTTGTGGGTGGCGAGGAGCGCCGATCGATGGATGGGCCACATCCGTATCGCATGTGGAGCCGTAGTCGCTCGGTGCGACTGCCCGGCTACGACTATCGGGAGCATGCTCCGTACCACATCACGATCTGCGCGATACCGGGGAGCCGACCATTCGATGACGAACATCGGGCCGAGATGGTCTGCCGCACTCTGCGAGAATACTCTGAGTCACTCCGATTCTACCTTGCCGCATATTGTCTGATGCCTGACCACATGCACGTTCTCCTGTCTCCCGCGGGTTCAGGGTTATCCGTCGGGCAGTTCATCGGCCGGTTCAAGGGCAAGACCACAAACGAAAGCTGGAAGCTCGATTGGCGGGGGCCGTTGTGGCAGCCGCGTTTTCACGATCACATCGTGCGTCGGGATGAGAGTATTCGCGACACAGCGCGATACATCATCGAGAATGCACTAAAAGCGGGGTTCGGTGAGGCATATCCTCATCGATGGGCGGACCCGGACGTGTTACGATGACCTCTTCGCCACCCACAAGGGGTGGCGCTACAGTGAGGTTTCAGTGCGTTGCCACGGTGAGGTTTCAGTGCGTTGCCACGGTGAGATTCCAGAACGGCGCTACGGTGAGGTTTCAGTGCAGCGCTACGGTGAGGTATTCGGCGCGGCGCTACGGTGAGGTATTCGGCGCGGCGATGCGGTAAGGATTCCGGCGCGGCGTTGCTATGAGGCCTCTGGCGAAGCGGTATAGTGAGGTTTTCGGCGCGGCCCTACGTTTGGTGCCCTCAATCGTTCGACGTGGAGCAAAGTATGACCGACCGACCGTCTGATATGAAGTTTCCCGCGACGAGGACCGGGCCGTCTATTCGGCGGCTGCAGGTCGGCATCATTGGTTCGAGCGAGGCCGATGAGGCGATGATGCGGCTGGCCGAAGGG
Proteins encoded in this region:
- the gatB gene encoding Asp-tRNA(Asn)/Glu-tRNA(Gln) amidotransferase subunit GatB encodes the protein MTIRPIIGLEIHVQLATRTKMFCPCALEFAAEPNSRVCPVCLGMPGSLPVMNRTAYELSVRAATALNCKIATFTKWDRKSYYYPDMPKNYQISQYDLPLSSEGWFEVPAADGNSRRVGIIRAHLEEDAGKNLHEGLAYTRVDLNRAGTPLLEIVTKPDLADAEEAYNFCVELQRLVQYLGISEANMQKGQMRFEPNVNVAITEGGVEYRTPISEIKNLNSFRSVRDAIKYEVDRQVRAWQDDHDYTLAKVGKLNFGWDDVKLVTEFQRGKEESHDYRYFPDPDLVPVTVEDAWINEVREKLGELPLARQQRFMRDFGMTVKDCEVVLADRATADLYDGAIAAGADAKMLTKQFLGVWNNLASARGLSISGLGVTTGMIADLAKAVGGGSVSATAATQIAEELAGGAKSGESVMDIAKRLGLVQERDEGATQKWVDEAFAANAQAVADALGDNERKSKAAPGFLRGQVMKISQGKADPKMVGELIEKKIAELKSAN
- a CDS encoding transposase, encoding MDGPHPYRMWSRSRSVRLPGYDYREHAPYHITICAIPGSRPFDDEHRAEMVCRTLREYSESLRFYLAAYCLMPDHMHVLLSPAGSGLSVGQFIGRFKGKTTNESWKLDWRGPLWQPRFHDHIVRRDESIRDTARYIIENALKAGFGEAYPHRWADPDVLR
- a CDS encoding competence/damage-inducible protein A, whose product is MMKAQILAIGTELAIGQAVDTNSAWLAQQLAAMGIHTSRHVTVTDNLADITDAIRDAAANAELVLISGGLGPTADDLTRDALAAALGVELVLHPECLEQIAAYFASRRREMHERNRVQAMIPAGATPIENPRGTAPGIRAKLGRATVFVMPGVPSEMKAMYARDVLPAIRTMGGAGEVIVQRILRTFGMAESELGERISDLMARGRNPAVGTSAADLIISIRINAHGKSTGEAAAMAERDVAAVRERIGTYVFGEGDDELQTAVGRLLIDQGKTISTAESCTGGLVAKRLTDVSGSSAYFIQSFVTYSNEAKSRLLEIPPELIASNGAVSEPVAKAMAENCRRLSATDYALAVTGIAGPTGGTPDKPVGLVFVALATAERTIVRELRLGETITREEVRDRSAKAVVNLLRLELMHQLR
- a CDS encoding metallophosphoesterase, whose amino-acid sequence is MNEEKVNNAAESSSDVLKKSRGVLTRLAVLAVIVAIGAGFVVEQRTRPRLLSGPMVQIPEPGALTIVWQMDAPLGGGAVWLETSKDSNQVARATINGKISESGNAGRYEATFSGLPAGAEFDYRVVNERGLFGSTVLAGPYKTKTQPPRGTPFRFVAFGDSGNGSNTQADFARKIAASNPDLIIHVGDLVYPAGDGKTYRTHFYEPNAEMIRHAPFMPSEGNHDVATDEGRPLLEHFVCPRNGPEGIEPERCYWFDYGDARFVALDTNVTEFGGALTPDQLKTVVAPWVRRVFQDCDARWKFVFYHHPFYTGSEHSAEGSAFVKEAFLDAFEESGVDMVFCGHNHLYERTAPLMKDQIVEDGQGIVYIVTGAGGVSRYAETLPNPPYIKYYNVDVFSYTRVDLTADRLELKQIDEHGNTIDTYTLEKPAPTRTAATSR